The window TTCAGCCGGGGAGACCTTTGAGGAGCCGGACTTCCAGGAAAAATGGATGCAGTATCTTTATTCTTCCGGAGATGAATTTCACTTCATGGATTCAAAGACTTATGAGCAGATCATTTTTAACGAGGAGCATTTAGGAGAATACAGATGGTACCTCAAAGAAAACGAAGAATATAAAATACTTTTCTTCGAAGGAAAGCAGGTTAGTCTGGATATTCCTACGTCGGTCCTCCTGAAGGTAGTGGCTACCGAACCCGCCATAAAGGGAGATTCGGTGACCAACATAACCAAGGATGCGACCCTGGAGACCGGTTTGGTGGTCAAAGTTCCTCTGTTCATCAAAGAAGGGGATACCATAAAGGTCGATACCCGCAGCGGGGAGTACATAGAGCGAGCTTAATCCTTTTTTATCATAAAAAATGAAAAATAAAAAAGCTGGCTCCGGAGATAGAGGAGCTAATAAAATCGGTTCATTCCGTTCGGACAAAAATAAATCAAGACACTTCCATCCTGCACAACCTTCTTTTTACCAGAAGGAATCTATAAAGGGAAGCGGTAAGGAAAGCTCAAGAGAAGAGAAACCTGAAAAGTTAGAACCTGAAGTCAAAGCTCCCCACAAGCCAACTGGCTGGATCGGGACTGACGAGTCCGGCAAAGGGGACTATTTTGGGCCTCTGGTAGTGGCAGGGGTTTATTTAGAAGATAATCTTGTTCCACAGTTAAGGCAGTTAAACGTCCGGGATAGTAAGAAGATTTCAGACGGGGTTATAAAAGACCTGGATTTCAGATTGCGCAGCATCTGCCGCTACTCGGTCGTGGTAATCGGACCTGAAAAATATAATCTGTTATACTCCCGAATGAAAAACCTGAACCGGATTCTTGCCTGGGGACATGCCAGGGTGATCGAGAATATACTCCTTCAGGTGGATGCGGCCAGAGCTTTATCTGATCAGTTCGGGGATGAAATGTATATCAAGAATGCGCTGATGAAATTGGGCAAGAAAATCAGATTAGAGCAAAGGCCTGGAGCGGAATCAGACTTAGCCGTTGCGGCTGCCTCGATTTTAGCCCGGGCTGAGTTTTTGAACCGGTTAGAAGGTCTTTCCCGCGAATGCGGAATGGTTTTGCCCAAGGGGGCTTCCCCTCAGACCGAGGAGGAGGCAAGGAAATTAGTGGAGAAGTTAGGTAAGGAAAATTTAGAGAAATACGTGAAGATGCATTTCAAGAATACCTTGAAGGTTCTATCTCCCCAACCGCAAAAAGAGGAGCCAGCCCCCCAAGGCTAAATTCCTTTCCCCGGTCATCTTTTTGTAGTGCTACCTTTTCAGGCTCGAATTTTAAATTGTAGTGGAGATCTT is drawn from Candidatus Zixiibacteriota bacterium and contains these coding sequences:
- the efp gene encoding elongation factor P, whose product is MLSTTDFRKGLKIKIEGEPYYIVDFQHARTAQRRAFVRTKLKNIKTGAVLERTFSAGETFEEPDFQEKWMQYLYSSGDEFHFMDSKTYEQIIFNEEHLGEYRWYLKENEEYKILFFEGKQVSLDIPTSVLLKVVATEPAIKGDSVTNITKDATLETGLVVKVPLFIKEGDTIKVDTRSGEYIERA
- the rnhC gene encoding ribonuclease HIII, with protein sequence MKNKKAGSGDRGANKIGSFRSDKNKSRHFHPAQPSFYQKESIKGSGKESSREEKPEKLEPEVKAPHKPTGWIGTDESGKGDYFGPLVVAGVYLEDNLVPQLRQLNVRDSKKISDGVIKDLDFRLRSICRYSVVVIGPEKYNLLYSRMKNLNRILAWGHARVIENILLQVDAARALSDQFGDEMYIKNALMKLGKKIRLEQRPGAESDLAVAAASILARAEFLNRLEGLSRECGMVLPKGASPQTEEEARKLVEKLGKENLEKYVKMHFKNTLKVLSPQPQKEEPAPQG